The DNA region ATCTTAAACTCGTGCCCATGGGTGCCTTTTCTCATCTCACTAACCTCACCACTCTGGACTTGAGTGGGAATAAACTGGTCATCCTATTAGACTTCACCTTCCAGGACTTGCATAACCTCCGCAATTTGGAGGTCGGTGATAATGACCTGGTGTACATTTCAAACAAGGCGTTCCTGGGTTTGGTGGGCCTTCAAGAACTGACCATTGAAAGGTGCAATCTGACTTCTATATCTGGACAGTCTCTTTCCTACCTTCGCGGCTTGGTGACTCTTCGATTTCGCTACCTCAGTATTGCTTTGTTAGAAGAACAGAACTTTCGTAAACTGGGTGGACTGCGAGGTCTGGAGATTGATCATTGGCCCTTCCTTGAGTACATCTCTCCACACAGCTTCCAGGGTCTCAACCTTTCCTGGCTCTCGATTACCAACACCAACATTTCCAGTGTGCCTACGAGTGCTCTTCGTAACCTTGTTCACTTGGCCAGCCTCAACCTGTCGTACAACCCCATCTCTGTTCTTGAGTCCTGGGCTTTAAGGGACCTTGTCCGTTTAAAGGAATTGCACCTAGTTGGTACAAACCTGATTTCAGTGCAGCCCTATGGTTTTGGAGGTCTGCAGCAGATACGATTGCTCAACTTGTCAAACAACGGATTAGTAACTCTTGAAGAGGGCTCTTTCCACACACTGGAGACATTGCGAGTAGATGGAAATCCTTTGTCTTGCGACTGCCGCCTACTGTGGATCCTGCAACGACGCAAGACCCTCAACTTTGATGGAAAGTCGCCCATTTGCACCACACCTGTGGAAGTGCGAGGAAAAGCTCTCAGTACCTTTTCAGACTCTGCACTTTTTGACCATTTCACCTGTCAGCGGCCGAAAATCCGCAACCGCAAATTACAACAGCTGACAGCACGTGAAGGCCAAGTAGTGTCATTTGTATGTAGAGCAGAAGGAGACCCGACTCCTGTAATCTTTTGGATTTCACCTCAGCGCCGCCGTATCACCTCCAAGAGCACCGGCCGTGTCATTGTACTACCTGAAGGTACACTTGAGATCCGTTATGCCCAGGTGACAGACAGCGGTACCTACATATGCATAGCAAGCAATGCTGGTGGCAATGATACCTACTTTGCCACACTAACAGTGAGTGGATTGCCACTAGATGGTGCTTTGTCGGCAAATCGCACATACTATGTGGGGGATCTCAACGACACAAACTTAAACGACACCCGTGTCTTCCTAAAGTTCACGCTGGACCTCAAAACCATCCTGGTGTCCACAACAATGGGTTGCATCACTTTTTTGGGTGTGGTTCTTTTCTGTttcattattttgtttgtgtggaGTCGAGGACGAGGTCAGCACAAGAACAATTTCTCAGTAGAGTATTCCTTCAGAAAGGTTGATGGCCCTGCCACCAGTGGTGGACAAGGAGGAGCTCGAAAGTTTAACATGAAGATGATATAATAGGGACATATGGATACACCAACAGGTTTAATtgataaaattacaaatttttctTATTTCagactgaaataaatgtatattaccaGTCCTGCATCATGCTACGGTTCACATGTCAAATTTTGAGTTACAGAGGATTTTTATGGGCTCAATAAAAAAATCCAATTACTGAGAGGTACCTTCCATCagctttatattatattaaacttTATATTTGGTGGTTTGTGGAATTTTACACAATAATTAAGACATATTTGATGAATTTCAGACTGCTGTAAGGGGCAGGCTGGCATATGGAACATTGAACATTTTTATGCTTGAACAGTGAGAAGGATAATCTTGTAATTATGTATAACAacaattgacatttttaaaatgtcatttctaCAGAATAAGTGTGAAAGACTTAAAAACTTCTATAATGatttttagattattattatCAAAGGGTGTTTTCTGCTTGCCAAGGAATTGCCAGTACCCTCCTAAATTAACACATCATTGTCCCAATCTTGTGGCTAAAGTACAGTAAAtgtgtgcaattttttttattttggcaattAAAACGAATATGCCCATGAGTTTGTAGGTGATGAGTTTGTAGTTCACTGCCAATCTTGAAATAAAACaagtatttatttttagattagcCCAAAATCTCAACCAGTCAAGGAACTTGAGGTACTAGAagactgtttaaaaatgtaaaactgtttAACTGTATCTTGAAGAGTGAGttgattgtagttctcatttCAATGGTTCATGATAATTTCACCAGgtataaagttatttttattacaCTGCCACCTACTTCTGTGTCATGCCCACTCAGAGTCATGCCAACTTATCTTTAAACGCAGACACACCGAGGTGCTGTAGAGACAacagatacaaaaatataataactaaACACCAATACTAGCTTTAGTATCTAGACTGGTTCATGACATTACGTATATTAATTTAGATATTTGTATCTTACTTGTATGTATATCTctgttttgtgtgtacatttttgtGCCCTGTCTTAAATAATGTTAAACAACATTATTCATGTGAAATCCGGAATTGTTCTTAAAAATAAGCAAGGATAATGCGCAAGAACTCGAATAGAGTGACTTTTTGTTCTGAGCATTTAATTACTGGTGATCATACCATATGTATTTATGCCTCTACTGTGAAATATGTGTCAGACTGTTCTGTATCAAACACTTAAAAAAGGGAATGTCAACCTCATTTCATATTGTTTCATTTGCATGAGTTTAAATGTTGGGGTCCCTATGGGAAAagtggaatacaaaatacaatcAAAGAAACATTCTGAAAGTGGTAAATCCTTAGATTCGTAATGGAATTAGTATGCTTGTATTCTTTGTAAATAAATAGAATTCAGCATCAGGCTAAGAACATTCGGATTTCTCCCTCTACCCTAATTGAAAACAGTGCTGCTGTCTGGGACAGGAACGCACCTTATAAAGCTATTCTGCTGCCCCCTACTGTTTTCAATATGACAgttaaaagaaaacaacaacaacagggtATCATTCTCGGCTCTAAAAGCCTTATGCCTTCTACCTGTCAGTCTGTGTAAAACACAAAAGCTTACATTAATTCAATTATCAGCCTTTAGTAAAGATCACTTTGAACAGATCAAATGTGATGGTCAATGGTCTTACTTTATGCAGCATTGCAAACTGCCATAATTCTaaatctaaaactatttaaagaagctttttgatatttttgtaaacctgtcattttatttaatgtaaataaataaatggggatccacaacattttttatgttgttcttacatatgttaaaaaatattgtattgatgataaaaatgctgtttataaAAGTACGTATCCAATCCCCTgtgttgatttttttcttcttctactaCTTATAGATCATAATGGAAGattgtaaattaataaattagtATTTAGTAGAGACCGGCCACTTCtatgaaatgaatgggaaaaaggGGAACGCCCAACGGttaacagatgtagaaaggaagtcccaccttacaggtaacggagccaatcgccttttagatacagacatcggctGTCAATCATTTCGGGAAAGCACATTAGCTATAagccagggtttttttttttttttttttgcgtaatttgaggtaaagaagcacaatttatgataccattgttgtcagatttaactgctgattttGAATATTTTCTTTGATCGTCATCTTGACCAACCCTTTTGGAGATTTCCACCTTTCCCCATTCAAattgataggagctgcacttttatgGCTGGAATTAGCTTCCCGGGAGCAGTCCAAAGACTGCGTTGCTAGATAGACAGAATCCTACATTGCAATTTGCTgttaaaaacttttctttttttcccaaaGCCTACAGTAGGCCCAGGTCGATAGAGATGAAGTATTCAATTATTGACATAGGAGACATACGGCTAGAGTTGTTATTATTACTTTTCAGCACAATGAAACCCAATCAGAAAAAAGCATTCATAGCACAATTGGACAGAATAATAAAAGTTAGAACACAGACTAGCAGATGACTGACTGGCCAAgacattcttaaaggaatagttcacccaaaaatgaaaattttctcatgatttactcacctataagccattccagatgtgtatgtctttcattTATCAGTTGAATCAACTTGAAATCACTAGTTCCAGCCAGCACTGTTTGAAATGACGATGttcattcttctgttgtaaatatcagCACACTTCTGACTTCTCGACAGCTCCATTCTGGTTTGCTTCAGATCGatcattaattgatcgactggagtcatgtggattacgtttttgctgcctaaatatgaatTTTGGTCCGtcaaaaagccagcagcctcatGGCACCTGTTTACATGCATTGCATCtagaaaaagagctgaaatgtgcttacaaaaatcttcatttcggttctgctgaggaaggaaagacatacaaatctgggatggcataaaggtgagtcgatcatgaaagaattttcattcttggcataactattcctttaacacagttGAACACATCATCTTTAGGTTTGGCAATCTGTAAAACAGCTGTGCAAACCTGCAACAGTGAGACAAATGTTTTAGCAGGTTGTCGGCATATTTGGATTCAGTCCCACAAACTTTGGATAAAATGATGTGACAACTAAGCAATTGTTGGCTATTAGCATCTGTTTCAATTGCAACTCAACTCCAGCATGTATGCACACAAGAAAATGTCAATTATTTTCTTGTCACATCATTTTTCTCTTCATACAATCTGCTTTCTAAAAATAAAACTACTTGAAACAATGTTAGATTTCCTAAAGCAGGCTGTTCGATTCAATACCTGGTCAGCCACAATCCTGCAGAGCATAGCTCCACCCCCAATCAAACAGACTCAGGCTGTCATTCTCCATTACAGCTCCTTTCGTGTTCCAGGAAGAAAACAAGTTAGGTACATTTGGAAATGCATGAGggattaatgacagaattttcatattggggtgaactatccctttaaggagggTGGATTTTATGAACCAGAAATGGTTGACACCCATCTTGTAAAATACCAGATCACcccgtatttaaagatgaaatgatgcgTCCCATACCAtgacagcacacatacatcacccagacgtctatttgatgtgtggttTGGTCTGGAAGATGTCTGTTTTACATTgttcaaaagtggcaaccctagaACCAGGTGACCTTTCGACCTTGCACATAAATGACTGACAAAGGTATACTGTACTTATTACATTTTAAGTGTCACACCCAATGTCATAAGAATAATTTTATATGCAGTGATCACAATCCCCTAAAAAACATAAAGAAATCTCACATGGTAATTCTGATCAGAATACAAAATGAAAGTGATTCTTTTGTTCAAGTATGATGACGAATGTGGATCTATTTTGTGCTTAAGTCTTATGATCCCTTGAGTTGGGTTTGCAACATTTCAAACCACCCCACGGTAGTGCTAACAATCAACAACAGTCTATgaataaatttaaaaaagagaAGTGTCAAACAAGTGTCTTGTTTCACGTTCACACCAACGATGCATTCAGATCTCTATCGATGGATTATTAATAAGCAGTTGCTAAGAGATAGTTTGAGATCCACTGATGATGCTCCATGCAGTTAAGTATATAGAATTTATTTTTaggacttttaataaaaaaacataaaaactacACTAAGTCAAAATCCTTCACGACATGGTTCTATTTTATGCAATGACCGTACTGTACACAgtactgtattatattatagCACTGATGAATTTGTTATGGAAATTTTGAATCATCATCATTACGCCTACAAACTGGATCTCTGGAACTTTTATATTCATAAGCATGCATTAGTTTCACACTTCTGCTAACCTATGATATCATTGCTCTAAATGTGTGCATATGTCATAAGAAAAGTGTGCTTGATGACAAAGAGTTCCAgatgaaccccccccccccaaccaataatcaaaacatgcaagtacaacccccccattatttatacccTGATCAATGtaaacatgggtaaatgcttcacactgcaacccccccaatgttcaagccaaatctacaccttTGGTAACTatatagggtgaccatacgtttTTGTTTTTACCTAAAAAAGGCGTCCGGATGCTTTAAATTGGCTACAAATATCTGGGATTTGGTTTTCTTCATATTGACGTTCAATTAGGACTTTCATACATTCTGTGGATTTGATACTCCGCACCAGTTTTCCTGTTCACATGTTCTTACATGATTATTCGGACAGAGGGCGGCAGACTGGGGGTGCCTCTCAATCGGATGCTGCCACATCATCAAGCACCGTCAAAGGCCGTCTCAATTGTAAGGAAACTTGGAAGGCAGCCTCGTTTCATGGCCGTCTTGGCCATATTTTGGATGATGCATCGGGTGTGTCCTTTGTGGCCTTCAATCCCCCACAATCCTTTGCACATgtcacaaattatttttaaaaagggtGGAAAACAAGTTGCGTGACCATGGAGACTCTGCACGTCACTGTATGACGCTGTTTAcagttttctttctctcttcaagATTTTATTCACATTTGCACCAAGACAATATGTAGAAAAATGTAAAATGGAAGTAGTTTAGACAATACAACAAATTAGAAGATACaatgcacaataataataataataaaattgttttaGTTGTTACAACTCTAGAgttctatttttttatatttgaaaggGTTTAAATATAAATTCTAAGATTAGTGTTGCAACATATATTATATAAAGGCTTTTATATATAAGGATATATTTCTTGTTTTCTGAAGTATCTgggttttctaaacaaagtaaaacatcACATGGTTCTAAGCTTATGGTTCGCGATGCACACTTACTACACAGTCTCATTCTAGCATTGAGTGCTGAGGAGGAGTCTAGCTACAGCCTCAGAAGGACTAGTCTAGGAAGGACACATCCTTactaggctgcagccttccaTTTGAGAAGCACCCTAAGTGTgcagtcttttaaaaaaaaatctctctctctctagcctgCCCACTTGCTTTCTGTGCGCGCACTGTATGTGTGTAAGCAAAATGTCACCAGAAGAGCTCTGCGCTCTCAACCAGAATCATAAATAATGTAAGTAAGTTGACTAAAAAATATTGACTTTGAAATATACTACTTATCAGGGAAACATAAATAATTGGACAGATAAAATAGACCATGATTGAAATTTTACAACCCCTTCCTCTGATATTTGTATTGCAACTTCTGTACttgacctgtaaagctggtacTTCAATGCTAAAAAATTcagaaaatacacaaacaaaacacagatCAAGCCATGTAAGTGGTGAAACAAGCGTCTACATTCATTTTGTCCTCTTTTTGCACAACAacaatatggtcaccctatgaGTATATCTTGTAATCTTGGAATACTGTTATTAGCATGATTAGCACTATTCATTGTGTTTGCTAGCAGGAAGCTATTCGTTAAAATTCTAAGAAATGAAATAAAACTAGACAAGGGTTCACTTGCATCAATGAGTCGAAATAGATTTTCCACAGATGATGAAGAAAAACAACTAGATCTTGTACTCTTTCTATATTGAGGTAATTTTTGTGTATGCTAGTGCATGTGGTCATCCTACTTAGAATAGGCCTAACTGACATTTTGTTATCAAGATTAGCAGGATTCATGTTAGCGTCTGCTAGGATGACTTGTCAGCGCACAGTTTGTTAGAACAAAGGAAATAAAGACTATTATGAcagaaaactattttaaacaaacatGATGAAAGAAGCATTTAGATCTTGTACTCTTGCAATACTGAGTTAATTTGCACTAGAGGATGTGGTGTACAGctataaaagacaaacacaatatACTTCTAACTTCCTATTTCTTCATTGTACTTCTTTCCTTTCATCTTTCAGGGGGTTACAGCAAGACAAAGAAGAAATTAAGAACTGAAACAAGTGAATTCAGAGAAAGAAGAGAGATGAAGAGAGaacaacatatactgtatgctaAAGATATCCCTCCTGAAAAGACCAGTTCTGACTAGCATGAAGCTGTTTTATGCTGATAAGTGCTGgattggtgctggtctagctgattGACCAGCATAACAATGTTGTTTACAAGTAAAATAAGTATTGATCATGTCAAATTGTATTGTATGGTTGACCAGGGGAGGCTTGAAGATTGAGCTAGTTAAAAACCAGCATTCAACATGATGACAAGCATTCAAAACTCAACAAACTGGTGACCAGCAAAGCATTTCAACAGGGATATGATCTTAATGAGCAAAAATTCAGCCTTTAACAGCAAAAATGCTAAATACAACTTTGGTTTATGAAGAAATTCAGTGATTCAATATTACATTGTGTTTATGCCAGTTATGCAAGTCATTGAATTCACTTGGCTTTAGTGGTATCTGGCTGGTTGTTGTTTATTGATTTCACTTTGCGCAGTGTTTGCAGTGTATGCTGCAAACATCGCAA from Xyrauchen texanus isolate HMW12.3.18 chromosome 50, RBS_HiC_50CHRs, whole genome shotgun sequence includes:
- the lingo3a gene encoding leucine-rich repeat and immunoglobulin-like domain-containing nogo receptor-interacting protein 3a, translated to MAGFPHLRLPGLLLLLIIASITHSQNCPQRCDCITQQRTVLCQNKRLNSIPGGIPTDTRTLDLSGNSLHWVEHNDLATLSRLEELDLSENLISVLEPNAFSSLLNLRVLRLRANHLKLVPMGAFSHLTNLTTLDLSGNKLVILLDFTFQDLHNLRNLEVGDNDLVYISNKAFLGLVGLQELTIERCNLTSISGQSLSYLRGLVTLRFRYLSIALLEEQNFRKLGGLRGLEIDHWPFLEYISPHSFQGLNLSWLSITNTNISSVPTSALRNLVHLASLNLSYNPISVLESWALRDLVRLKELHLVGTNLISVQPYGFGGLQQIRLLNLSNNGLVTLEEGSFHTLETLRVDGNPLSCDCRLLWILQRRKTLNFDGKSPICTTPVEVRGKALSTFSDSALFDHFTCQRPKIRNRKLQQLTAREGQVVSFVCRAEGDPTPVIFWISPQRRRITSKSTGRVIVLPEGTLEIRYAQVTDSGTYICIASNAGGNDTYFATLTVSGLPLDGALSANRTYYVGDLNDTNLNDTRVFLKFTLDLKTILVSTTMGCITFLGVVLFCFIILFVWSRGRGQHKNNFSVEYSFRKVDGPATSGGQGGARKFNMKMI